CAAACacccagctaaagtttagctgtgAGAACTTTTAGATGGCTAAAGTTTAGTTTTGaaattttagctagctaaacTTTAGTTAGCTGGATCCAAATAGGCCCAAAGTTAATCCCTCCTGACTTTTTCAAAACAATTATTTGTAGTACCCCTCATAGTTTTTTGGACATATTAATATACATGGAAAATGATCCTGGCCTTATTAACTGTTTGGTTCCTTGTATTTAGACCCAATGACCTTTTTTCTATTATACTGGTGCGCTAACAGTTTGGTTCCCACATCCAGACATCATGGCAGTTCATGATCCACCAACCTGCCTTGCGACTGACCATCCATAACCTGTTCCTCCATTGTAGCTCCCTACTCAGCCTCGGCTGTCGCATCTCCGTCCACAGGTTGCACCTCTGATTCAAGAAGTAGAACGGGTCCAAGCAGGCACCTTGATCCTTTGTATTGGCATTGTACAGATCACCGTCCAAGTCGATGTGCAGACGGCCAGTGCTCCATCCTCCCTTTGAGTGGGAAGCTGTGGGCGCGCTCGCGGATCTCCCAGAGGAAGTAGCCACCGCCCCTATTACCATGAGGCCAGGCGCAAATTGAGTTCACTCAAGCAGAGTACGGCGTATCCACCGGTCCTACGGTCTCCGCTGCCTCCGGGGGCCACGATGAGGCGAGAATGTGGAAAGGAAAAGGGTGGCGGAGAGCAGGGGCGGGGCATACAAGCACTACGCCAGAAAGCAACAAAGGAAACGCGTCCAGCAGAGATAGTAAGTTAGCCACCGTCATAGATTAAGCAGAGACTAGGAGAGGGGCGGGCCGGCGGCGGATGAGAGGAGAGGGCCAGTAACTGATAAGGATGAGGGTGCGCATGGTTTAAAACAAGGTTGCACTTCCGGACTTTACAAACCCAAGATTGCACCTCCCGGAATTGCAATTTTCATGGGACGAAGAGAGTAGTATCTCATAACATGAGTTGTTCATGTTCTCTCTCCTCCAATAACACAATTGCGGGTGTTGGCAAACTTGGCATGATTGGGAACGCTTTAGCCCTATGCAATAGATCATCTCTCTCTCGTTTGGAAACTAACATATAAGTTATGATGCCTTATGCCACTCCACAAATTTTGAACTTAAGATTCAATCTATGTGTGGAGAAACACAAAGAGAGAAATTTTATCAGGGGTAGGTTGGACAAGGGAAGTCAATTGAGCCAAACTTTTGTTAGGGACGCTTTTGAGTGGACAATGTGGATTGTTCGCAATAATAAAATGGATGTTTTCCAAAATAAAATAGAAGAGTGTTACCGAGCGCCAAAACACTTAGGGAGCATTAATTGAATGGGTATATCTCCTCAACAAGTGACTGATGGAAACTTTATCCATCAGTCACCACTCCTCCCCATCGGACGAGTGGACAGGACAAACAAGGTGAGCGGGTGAGCTGATGTAGATTTCATGTGTGACGCCGGCGTGCTTGACCTTGACCCGGATGGTGGGCACCGGCTTCATGTTGGGCGACGGCTCGTCGTtgcccacccccaccgccgcccctCTTCTGCACGAGCATCCCGCTGGGCTGCACCACCCATACCTCCTCCGCCGGCACCTTGCCACCATTccctccaccgccgccggctGCAGCCACAGTCGTCGGCGCCTCCTACGTCGACCCCAGATTCACCGGTGCGCCCTTCCTACTCTTGGGATTCGCCCCCAGCTTGCTCACCGCCTCCTGCTCGCTCCCTCCCCCTTCGCTTCACGTATCGCAACGAACTTGGTCGCCAGCCGGACCTCCTCGGCAATGGCGCGAACCAAAgcccagctagctagctagccagaTGGCCGGCGAACACGAAGGCAGGTGGGCAACGGGGATTGGAGGGAGAAACTAAGGAAGAAGACCGACGGACGGAACGGATGGATGGATGGACAGCGAATACCCAAGAGGAGGAAAAAAATCGGACGGAGGAGGGAGGTGCCTGATGGATTTGTAGGATAGCAGGCAACTGCCGTCAAGTAAATCTGTAACTGAATCTATCTATACTTGGTTGTTTTGGGCTCTCCCAACACCTGATTTTTTTTCTTCGTACTTCTTCTTTGCGCCACCCCGCCTCCGCCCATCGCCCACCGTCCCACCGCGGCGTGGTAgggtctcgccggagctccgcgtCCGCGGCCGGCGAGACCCTACCGTGCCAGCGGTAGCCTCCGTCCCCCCTCTCCCCCTGCTGCTATCATGGCAATGGGCACCCCCATCCCGACCTGGCCCGGCCGCCACCAGCGCCGCTAGAACCCTAACGCCGCCCTCCTGCCGTCCCCACCGTCTAGATAGCCTGCCTCCCTCCGAGCCCCTTCTAACCTCGCTAGAGTTGGGGAAGACGAGGGGGAGAGACCGGAGATGGAGAAGAATGAGAGGAGAGGAATCGAGTGTTCGGAGGCAGAGAAACACTCTGAGTGTCATTTAGCATTACTGTCACTGATCAGTTTTCTTCCCTGGCCCACTCCAAAAATCGTGCTTATCCTCTTGTTCTGAGCCAGTTCTGCGCCTAGTCTCGTCGAGCTCGATCGCGCAACCAAAGCTAAGCACAAGCAGAGCCAGCACCAAAAGATGGGCATCGTCACCGCCAGCAGCGAGGAGCTGTGGGTGGTGCTGacgacgctgctgctgctggccaaGTTCACCGTAGGCTCTCTCGGGCTCCGCTTCTCCTCGCGGCGGCTCGTCGCTCCCGCCGTCCGCCTGCTGCAGATTCTCAACTACTACGCCGTCACCTACACCCTCGGCCTCATGAAGCCGTCCACCTCCTCCTGCTTCTTCTTCCAGGTCTGGGCAGTGCTCATCGTCACCATGCAGCAGAGCGGCAACATCGGTCGCCCCTACCGGCCCAAGGAGATGAGCCTCGTCGACCTCCTCACCGCCCTCTGGTCCGCCAACGAGCTCGAGGCGGCGGAGGGCACGCCGCCCCAGCTCGAGACGGCACTCTGGATCATCTGGTCCACAAACGCCGCGCGCATCATCTGGTACTACGTCTCCTCCCACCGCACGGCGAGCGCCTCCATGAAGGGCGTCAAGGTTCTCAGCGACTACATGGCTACGGTgcagcacgccgccgccgcctgcccgCGCACCATGAAAGGGTACAGGTACCTCGTCGTCGGGGAAGAAGAGCTGAGGATGGACGTTGCGCCGCCCGCGTTCACGCCCGAGATGGTCGTCCTACCGTCGCGGCCTGCAGACGCCCGGATTGTCACCGTCGAGGAGGTGTGGGAGCAGGCGGGCAGCGGCGCCGGCGACAGGCTACTGGGCGAGGCCACGGACCGCGACAGCCGGTTCAAGGACGTCTGCCTCTCCTTCGCGCTGTACAAGCTTCAGAGCCGCCGCTTCCACGACTTCCCCATCGCGGAGGCGGCGCACCCGACGACGCGGCGGCTCGTCGCCGGCGCCGTCCTGGAGGAGGGGCCCGACGGCTACGAGCGCGCGCTCCGCGTCACCGAGGCGGAGCTGTCTTTCCTCCGCGGCTCTATCTACAGCAAGCACGCGGTGGTGTTCGCCGCCGGCTTCCCTTGCGTGCGCCTGCTGCTATCGCTGCTCATGACCGCGGCCACCTTGTACCTCTTCTACGCCGTGCGCGACATGCCCGAAGAGAACTATGTCGTCAGGAACAGGATCAGCCACGGCGTGGTCGTCACCCGCTGCATCATCGCCATCATCGTCTGCAGGGAGCTCATGGAGGTCGGCGTCTACGTGCTGTCGCAGTGGACCAAGGTCTGGATCATCTGCCACTACATCAAGCTGAAGCGGCGGCAAGGGCATGGGCGAGTCGCGACGCTGCGGAGGCTGGCGGCGGAGAAGGCGGCGAGGATCATGTTCGCTGCCATCTGGCGGGGCCGATGGGACCAGCGGATTCGCCAGTACAACCTGCTCATGTCGGCGCGAACCAAGTTCCCAATAAGACCACTCGTCGTCAGGAAGGTCAAGCTGCAGAGCGAGGTGAAGAGGCTGGTGTTCGGGTCGCTCAAGGCCATGATCATGAGCGTTCCCGACCATCAGTGTCCATCAGATGCGTCTTGGGCCGAACAGACGAACGCTCTGTTGATGTCCTTCCGGAACGCCTTCGCCGATGGCCATGGGGGGTCCGCCGTGGAGGATACCGCCGGCGAGCTTGA
This sequence is a window from Miscanthus floridulus cultivar M001 chromosome 10, ASM1932011v1, whole genome shotgun sequence. Protein-coding genes within it:
- the LOC136487604 gene encoding uncharacterized protein translates to MGIVTASSEELWVVLTTLLLLAKFTVGSLGLRFSSRRLVAPAVRLLQILNYYAVTYTLGLMKPSTSSCFFFQVWAVLIVTMQQSGNIGRPYRPKEMSLVDLLTALWSANELEAAEGTPPQLETALWIIWSTNAARIIWYYVSSHRTASASMKGVKVLSDYMATVQHAAAACPRTMKGYRYLVVGEEELRMDVAPPAFTPEMVVLPSRPADARIVTVEEVWEQAGSGAGDRLLGEATDRDSRFKDVCLSFALYKLQSRRFHDFPIAEAAHPTTRRLVAGAVLEEGPDGYERALRVTEAELSFLRGSIYSKHAVVFAAGFPCVRLLLSLLMTAATLYLFYAVRDMPEENYVVRNRISHGVVVTRCIIAIIVCRELMEVGVYVLSQWTKVWIICHYIKLKRRQGHGRVATLRRLAAEKAARIMFAAIWRGRWDQRIRQYNLLMSARTKFPIRPLVVRKVKLQSEVKRLVFGSLKAMIMSVPDHQCPSDASWAEQTNALLMSFRNAFADGHGGSAVEDTAGELEGDTHNILVWHVATSLCQIKLLDEAAQGAGRGADLYSLPPTPTAAGDEGKLPAAVPWPRHYAAAVSLSNYCAYLATQALVPDNGLVANKVFDAVRGEARDALRGCGAATLAEIRERLVRLAGEGNGDATIVGMGARLSEKILSLYGRDELWERLGRFWAGFLLHLSASTRAAKHRIHLQGRGELTTHLWVLLSHAGFLGSTSHGEQLLDPDDLNDACDHY